Proteins from a single region of Gossypium arboreum isolate Shixiya-1 chromosome 1, ASM2569848v2, whole genome shotgun sequence:
- the LOC108481790 gene encoding uncharacterized protein LOC108481790: MPMSFVTETGAESQDRAAGDVTLSRSMLPILERVVRANIGSGGRGSVTERLRSNGAEIFRGIARVALSVAEYWMKATECIIDDLDFTDEQKLKGAESLLRDELRVLIAPQRERDFSVLVEKAKITEEVKHSECQNREKGKVKRDSESTGSGMRPKKKARANGSVRVGPTVAPVGVAICQLCNRRHPSECWRFTGTCLRCGSTEHRVKDCPLRGQRALGRGTGSTKARQPALVYVVRRREDGDAPDVIMGMFLILNVPYVALIDIGSTYSYVACSVSETLGIPFESISSEILVVSPLGQSIRVSKLFRDVPLEVQGTIFLADLMELPFGEFDLILEKPVRKGCEAYLADISVSDSVGLMVKDIRAVKDFPNVFPEELRGLPLSHEVVFGIELIPGTAPVSISPYRMGPKELVELKAQVQELLDRGLFVRVCLHEEHWFCS; this comes from the exons ATGCCGATGTCATTTGTTACTGAGACTGGTGCTGAGTCTCAGGACCGTGCAGCTGGGGACGTCACACTGTCTCGGTCCATGCTGCCAATTCTAGAGAGGGTCGTTAGGGCTAATATTGGTTCTGGAGGCCGTGGGTCAGTTACAGAACGACTCCGGTCGAATGGGGCTGAGATATTTAGGGGTATCGCTAGAGTTGCTCTGAGTGTAGCCGAGTATTGGATGAAGGCCACAGAGTGCATAATAGATGATTTGGATTTTACTGATGAGCAGAAGCTCAAGGGGGCTGAGTCTCTGCTTCGCGATGAG CTGCGAGTTCTAatagctcctcagagggagcGGGATTTCTCAGTCTTGGTCGAGAAGGCCAAGATAACCGAAGAGGTGAAGCACTCTGAATGCCAAAATCGTGAGAAAGGGAAAGTTAAGAGGGATTCTGAGTCTACTGGTTCTgggatgaggcctaagaaaaaggccagggcTAACGGGTCCGTTAGAGTTGGGCCTACTGTTGCACCTGTTGGGGTGGCGATCTGTCAGCTATGTAATAGACGCCATCCAAGTGAGTGTTGGAGATTTACTGGCACTTGTTTAAGGTGTGGATCGACTGAGCATCGAGTTAAGGATTGTCCACTAAGGG GTCAGAGAGCACTTGGTAGAGGTACTGGGTCGACTAAGGCGAGGCAGCCTGCACTTGTGTATGTTGTACGTCGTCgtgaggatggagatgctccggACGTCATCATGGGTATGTTCCTAATCCTTAATGTACCTTAtgttgcactgatagacataggctctacataTTCCTACGTTGCATGttctgtgtctgagactttgggaaTACCATTTGAGAGTATATCTAGTGAGATTTTAGTGGTGAGTCCGTTGGGGCAGTCTATTAGGGTTAGTAAACTGTTCAGAGATGTTCCGTTGGAAGTCCAAGGGACGATATTTCTAGCTGATCTGATGGAACTTCCGTTTGGAGAGTTCGACTTAATCCTAG AGAAGCCGGTGAGGAAAGGATGTGAGGCATACTTGGCTGACATCAGTGTTTCTGATTCTGTGGGCTTAATGGTTAAGGACATCCGTGCTGTGAAAGACTTTCCAAATGTTTTTCCGGAGGAACTACGTGGATTGCCTCTGAGTCATGAGGTAGTTTTTGGGATAGAGTTGATTCccggtacagctccggtgtctatctCCCCTTATCGAATGGGACCAAAAGAGCTGGTAGAACTGAAGGCTCAAGTTCAAGAGCTGTTAGATCGTGGGTTATTCGTCCGAGTGTGTCTCCATGAGGAGCACTGgttttgttcgtaa